From Columba livia isolate bColLiv1 breed racing homer chromosome 5, bColLiv1.pat.W.v2, whole genome shotgun sequence, one genomic window encodes:
- the CHAC1 gene encoding glutathione-specific gamma-glutamylcyclotransferase 1 isoform X2, whose product MKRDPLPLEERPEPPAPLLSATVPGEPGGAELAQPVWIFGYGSLVWRPGFEFTSRKVGFIRGYSRRFWQGDTFHRGSERMACTWGVAYEVRGEQIAASLEYLNMREAVLGGYDTKLVKFHPQEKDAEEPILALVYIATPQNPSYLGPASEEDIAAQIIVSSGCAGHNIEYLLRLADFMRYFCPQAEDKHLFSIEEALISILPCLYCTEESPEETESVPQKSKG is encoded by the exons ATGAAGCGAGACCCGCTGCCCCTGGAGGAACGGCCTGagccgcccgccccgctcctCTCCGCCACGGTCCCGGGGGAGCCGGGCGGCGCGGAGCTGGCGCAGCCGGTGTGGATCTTCGGGTACGGCTCGCTGGTGTGGAGGCCGGGCTTCGAGTTCACGTCGCGCAAGGTGGGCTTCATCCGCGGGTACAGCCGGCGCTTCTGGCAGGGAGACACGTTCCACCGCGGCAGCGAGAGGATG gcaTGCACGTGGGGTGTAGCCTACGAAGTCCGTGGGGAACAGATTGCTGCATCACTCGAGTATCTCAACATGCGAGAAGCTGTCCTGGGAGGCTATGACACCAAATTGGTGAAGTTCCACCCTCAGGAGAAAGATGCAGAGGAACCCATCCTGGCTCTTGTTTACATTGCAACACCCCAGAACCCTTCTTACCTTGGCCCAGCGTCTGAAGAAGACATTGCAGCTCAAATCATTGTCTCAAGTGGTTGTGCTGGTCATAACATTGAGTACTTGCTGAGACTGGCAGACTTTATGCGTTACTTTTGTCCTCAAGCAGAGGATAAACATCTCTTCTCCATTGAAGAGGCTCTTATTTCCATCCTTCCATGCCTATACTGCACAGAGGAGTCTCCAGAAGAAACTGAAAGTGTCCCTCAGAAGTCTAAGGGTTGA
- the CHAC1 gene encoding glutathione-specific gamma-glutamylcyclotransferase 1 isoform X1, whose product MKRDPLPLEERPEPPAPLLSATVPGEPGGAELAQPVWIFGYGSLVWRPGFEFTSRKVGFIRGYSRRFWQGDTFHRGSERMPGRVVTLLEDRGACTWGVAYEVRGEQIAASLEYLNMREAVLGGYDTKLVKFHPQEKDAEEPILALVYIATPQNPSYLGPASEEDIAAQIIVSSGCAGHNIEYLLRLADFMRYFCPQAEDKHLFSIEEALISILPCLYCTEESPEETESVPQKSKG is encoded by the exons ATGAAGCGAGACCCGCTGCCCCTGGAGGAACGGCCTGagccgcccgccccgctcctCTCCGCCACGGTCCCGGGGGAGCCGGGCGGCGCGGAGCTGGCGCAGCCGGTGTGGATCTTCGGGTACGGCTCGCTGGTGTGGAGGCCGGGCTTCGAGTTCACGTCGCGCAAGGTGGGCTTCATCCGCGGGTACAGCCGGCGCTTCTGGCAGGGAGACACGTTCCACCGCGGCAGCGAGAGGATG CCCGGCCGGGTGGTGACGCTGCTGGAGGATCGCGGG gcaTGCACGTGGGGTGTAGCCTACGAAGTCCGTGGGGAACAGATTGCTGCATCACTCGAGTATCTCAACATGCGAGAAGCTGTCCTGGGAGGCTATGACACCAAATTGGTGAAGTTCCACCCTCAGGAGAAAGATGCAGAGGAACCCATCCTGGCTCTTGTTTACATTGCAACACCCCAGAACCCTTCTTACCTTGGCCCAGCGTCTGAAGAAGACATTGCAGCTCAAATCATTGTCTCAAGTGGTTGTGCTGGTCATAACATTGAGTACTTGCTGAGACTGGCAGACTTTATGCGTTACTTTTGTCCTCAAGCAGAGGATAAACATCTCTTCTCCATTGAAGAGGCTCTTATTTCCATCCTTCCATGCCTATACTGCACAGAGGAGTCTCCAGAAGAAACTGAAAGTGTCCCTCAGAAGTCTAAGGGTTGA